The DNA region AAAGGCGATAAATTTTGGGCTATTTATCTGTACAAACTTGGACCTTGGGTGCTACTCCCCCAGCAAGGTTGTCAAGGAGATGAGACCGGTGCAGCACATTGATGTCGTTCAATGAACCTGGCATCCCgaagaaggcatgccaaatccatagGTCCTGCAACGCCACAGCCTCTAGAATGATAGTCGGTGCATTGACATGGCCCCTGAACGAACCGGACCACGCCGTgggacagttcttccacctccagtGCATGCAATCGATGCTTCCAagcatcccggggaaccctcGACGCTGGTTCATATCCAGCAATCGAGCAGTGTCCTCCTCGTTCGGCGCCTGGAGGTACTCGTCACCGAACACCTCGACAATGGCCCGCACGAAACGCCTCATGCTCTCGATGATGGTGCTCTCCCCTAGCCAGAGGCACTCGTCGAGAGAATCTGCAGGAGCATCGTAAGCTAACATACGGAAAGCGGCAGTTACTTTTTGCAGGGGTGATAGCCCAAGCTCTCCGGCAGCGTTCCTCCTTTGCTTGAACCACGGGTCATGGTCCTCCACCTCCCTCACAATCTTGCAGTACAGATCGTGTTTCATCCTGAACCTGCACGGCAATGGATCAGTAGTAGTTCATAAATCGTCCGTACGTACACCAACGTATAGTGTTA from Phragmites australis chromosome 8, lpPhrAust1.1, whole genome shotgun sequence includes:
- the LOC133927515 gene encoding uncharacterized protein LOC133927515, which gives rise to MACRRRSFGQRAVGRIPRNRLEGHNRLYNDYFAESAVYPDYIFRRRFRMKHDLYCKIVREVEDHDPWFKQRRNAAGELGLSPLQKVTAAFRMLAYDAPADSLDECLWLGESTIIESMRRFVRAIVEVFGDEYLQAPNEEDTARLLDMNQRRGFPGMLGSIDCMHWRWKNCPTAWSGSFRGHVNAPTIILEAVALQDLWIWHAFFGMPGSLNDINVLHRSHLLDNLAGGVAPKVQVCTDK